Proteins encoded within one genomic window of Glycine soja cultivar W05 chromosome 1, ASM419377v2, whole genome shotgun sequence:
- the LOC114407525 gene encoding uncharacterized protein LOC114407525: protein MDPCPFVRLMVDSLALNLPSATKPPPVSGVHPSSTPCFCQIRITNFPSQTALLPLSSSSSGDANPEAATSAPGFHLDSAALRRLSAKPLTLRLAVYSGSTARACGISSAKLLGRLNLTLDLSAALSRPNTFHSGWLNLRKNRTGFEPEHKPAPRVHIVVRSEPDPRFVFQFGGEPECSPVVFQIQENNIRQPVFSCKFSADRNSRSRCLPSDFANNPSRWRRTLKGIRERHGRERKGWMIMIHDLSGSPVAAASMITPFVPSPGSDRVSRSNPGAWLILRPNNGASVSSWKPWGRLEAWRERGPVDGLGYKFELVTENGPANGIPIAEATMNVKKGGQFCIDYKVMRDSGLGSRLKGKGFVMGSTVEGEGKVSKPVVQVGAQHVTCMADAALFIALSAAIDLSMDACKLFSHKLRKELCHEEQQVSFP, encoded by the exons ATGGATCCCTGTCCCTTCGTGCGTCTCATGGTAGACTCTTTAGCTCTCAACCTTCCCTCCGCCACCAAACCGCCACCTGTCTCCGGCGTCCACCCTTCCTCTACCCCATGCTTCTGCCAAATCCGCATCACCAATTTCCCCTCTCAAACCGCGCTTCTTCCactctcttcttcctcctccgGCGACGCCAACCCCGAAGCCGCAACCTCCGCCCCGGGCTTCCACCTCGACTCCGCCGCGCTCCGTCGCCTCTCCGCCAAACCTCTCACCCTCCGCCTCGCCGTCTACTCCGGCAGCACCGCCCGCGCCTGCGGCATCTCCTCCGCCAAACTCCTCGGCCGCCTCAACCTCACCCTCGACCTCTCCGCCGCGCTCTCCCGCCCCAACACCTTCCACTCCGGCTGGCTCAACCTGAGAAAGAACAGAACCGGCTTCGAACCGGAGCACAAGCCTGCGCCTCGGGTTCACATTGTGGTCCGGTCCGAACCGGACCCGCGGTTCGTGTTCCAGTTCGGTGGCGAACCGGAGTGTAGCCCGGTGGTTTTCCAGATTCAGGAGAATAATATCAGACAGCCTGTCTTTAGTTGCAAGTTCAGTGCGGATCGTAACTCTAGATCCAG GTGTCTACCCTCAGATTTTGCCAACAACCCCAGTAGATGGAGGAGAACCTTGAAGGGTATTAGAGAGCGTCATGGGAGGGAGAGAAAGGGTTGGATGATAATGATCCATGATCTCTCTGGCTCACCCGTTGCAGCTGCCTCCATGATAACCCCATTTGTCCCTTCCCCTGGTTCAGACAGAGTATCAAGATCAAACCCAGGTGCATGGCTCATTCTTCGCCCCAACAATGGTGCCTCTGTGAGTAGCTGGAAGCCATGGGGCCGTCTCGAAGCGTGGCGAGAACGAGGCCCTGTCGATGGCTTGGGCTACAAGTTTGAGCTCGTCACTGAGAATGGACCTGCCAATGGGATACCAATTGCTGAGGCCACAATGAATGTGAAAAAGGGTGGCCAGTTCTGCATTGACTACAAAGTGATGAGGGATTCTGGATTGGGTTCAAGGTTGAAAGGAAAAGGGTTTGTGATGGGTTCCACAGTGGAAGGTGAAGGCAAAGTTAGCAAGCCTGTTGTGCAAGTTGGTGCACAGCATGTGACATGCATGGCTGATGCTGCTTTGTTCATTGCACTTtctgctgccattgatcttaGCATGGATGCATGCAAGCTCTTCTCGCATAAACTAAGGAAAGAGCTTTGCCATGAAGAACAACAAGTTTCCTTTCCCTAA